From Blattabacterium cuenoti, a single genomic window includes:
- the atpA gene encoding F0F1 ATP synthase subunit alpha, with amino-acid sequence MSDLKYSEISSILKKELSNFQFESKLSEFGVIVQIGDGVVRSFGLNSAFYGELVEFHDGRIKGMVLNLEEDHVSIVLLSPSKNLKEGDIVKRTGKILSIKVGENMLGRVVDVLGNPIDGKGPIDGPLFEMPLERKAPGVIYREPVKEPLQTGIKFIDSMIPIGRGQRELIIGDRQTGKTTIAIDTIINQKRFFPKKKPVYCIYVAISQKGSTIARISRILQEKGAMSYTIIVSSTSSDPASMQVFAPFSGTAIGEYFRDTGRSSLIVYDDLSKQAASYREISLLLRRPPGREAYPGDVFYLHSRLLERSAKIIKDKKMAEKMNDIPSSIRKKIQGGGSLTALPIIETQSGDISSYIPTNVISITDGQIFLEKDLFHSGIRPAINESISVSRVGGAAQIQSMRKISGTLKLDQAQFKEFESFSKFGSELDSSTMNILRKGKINIEILKQTSHTTYDIADQIAIIYAGTKNLLQKIPIDKISDFEKEYLFYLNEKHENILNALRNGIFNEKISDVLETVVSELSDKYLS; translated from the coding sequence ATGTCAGATTTAAAATATTCTGAAATATCATCAATTCTTAAAAAAGAATTATCAAATTTTCAATTTGAATCGAAATTATCCGAATTTGGTGTAATTGTTCAAATAGGAGATGGAGTTGTTAGGTCTTTTGGATTAAATTCTGCTTTTTATGGAGAATTAGTAGAATTCCATGATGGAAGAATAAAAGGTATGGTTTTGAATCTTGAAGAAGATCATGTCAGTATCGTTTTACTTAGTCCATCAAAAAATTTAAAAGAAGGAGACATAGTAAAAAGAACTGGAAAAATTTTATCTATCAAAGTCGGAGAAAATATGTTAGGTCGTGTAGTCGATGTATTAGGTAATCCTATAGATGGGAAAGGGCCTATAGATGGGCCATTATTTGAAATGCCTTTAGAAAGAAAAGCTCCCGGTGTTATTTACAGAGAACCCGTAAAAGAACCTCTTCAAACAGGTATAAAATTTATAGATTCTATGATTCCTATAGGAAGAGGGCAAAGAGAATTAATTATTGGAGATAGACAAACTGGAAAAACAACTATAGCTATTGATACAATTATCAATCAAAAAAGATTTTTTCCAAAAAAAAAACCTGTTTATTGTATTTATGTAGCTATAAGTCAAAAAGGTTCTACAATAGCAAGAATTTCAAGAATTTTGCAAGAAAAAGGAGCTATGTCTTATACAATTATAGTTTCTTCAACTTCTTCAGATCCAGCTTCTATGCAAGTTTTTGCTCCTTTTTCTGGAACTGCGATAGGAGAATATTTTCGAGATACAGGTCGTTCTTCTTTAATTGTATATGATGATCTTTCAAAACAAGCAGCTTCTTACAGAGAAATATCTTTATTATTACGACGTCCGCCTGGTAGAGAAGCTTATCCAGGAGATGTTTTTTATTTACATTCTCGTCTTTTAGAACGATCAGCTAAAATTATAAAAGACAAAAAAATGGCTGAAAAAATGAATGATATTCCATCTTCTATTAGAAAAAAAATACAGGGAGGGGGGTCTTTAACTGCATTACCTATTATTGAAACTCAATCTGGAGATATATCTTCTTACATTCCCACTAATGTAATTTCTATTACAGATGGACAAATTTTTTTAGAAAAAGATTTATTCCATTCTGGAATTCGTCCTGCAATTAATGAAAGTATATCTGTTTCTCGTGTAGGAGGAGCCGCACAAATTCAATCTATGAGAAAAATATCTGGAACTTTAAAATTAGATCAAGCTCAATTTAAAGAATTCGAATCCTTTTCAAAATTTGGTTCTGAATTAGATTCATCTACTATGAATATTTTAAGAAAAGGAAAAATTAATATAGAAATATTAAAACAAACTTCTCATACTACTTATGATATAGCCGATCAAATCGCTATTATATATGCTGGAACTAAAAACTTACTCCAAAAAATTCCTATTGATAAAATTTCAGATTTTGAAAAAGAATATCTTTTCTATTTAAATGAAAAACATGAAAATATTTTAAACGCTTTAAGAAATGGTATTTTTAACGAAAAAATATCTGATGTTTTAGAAACAGTAGTTTCAGAATTAAGCGATAAATACCTTTCTTAA
- the atpG gene encoding ATP synthase F1 subunit gamma: MSNPKEIKRKILSIESVVKTTEAMKMISIVKLRKTKNFFMQVKIYMDFIESILLDLLSVRDKKIFEENQYFLSKGKIKLFIILTSDRGLCGAFNSLIFSKINHIFKKKEDLHNEYMFLSIGKKGFDFLCRNQEYYNMYNKNCIESNLSNQKIKFLMSELILDFLKKKFSSIYLIYNHLKKSSFREVVIEKLLPISIGNEIKKTSEISHILEPSQKEILNFIIPKFLNAKFLKIFWESITAEHTSRMRCMHQATENAYKIKHDLILHYNKERQTTITKEILEVISGLESLK, encoded by the coding sequence ATGTCGAATCCAAAAGAAATTAAGAGAAAAATATTATCCATAGAATCAGTTGTAAAAACTACAGAAGCTATGAAAATGATTTCTATAGTGAAATTACGAAAAACAAAAAATTTTTTTATGCAAGTAAAAATCTATATGGATTTTATAGAGTCAATTCTTTTAGATCTTTTGTCTGTAAGAGATAAAAAAATTTTTGAAGAAAATCAATACTTTTTAAGTAAAGGAAAAATAAAATTATTTATTATATTGACTTCGGATCGAGGGTTATGTGGGGCTTTTAATTCTTTAATTTTCTCAAAAATTAATCATATTTTCAAAAAAAAAGAAGATTTACATAATGAATATATGTTTCTTTCTATTGGAAAAAAAGGATTTGATTTTTTATGTAGAAATCAAGAATATTATAATATGTACAATAAGAATTGTATTGAAAGTAATTTATCGAATCAAAAAATTAAATTTTTAATGTCGGAGTTAATTTTAGATTTTTTAAAAAAAAAGTTTTCTTCAATTTATTTAATATACAATCATTTGAAAAAATCTTCTTTTCGAGAAGTAGTTATAGAAAAATTACTTCCAATTTCCATTGGAAATGAGATCAAAAAAACGTCAGAAATTTCCCACATTTTAGAACCTTCTCAAAAAGAAATATTAAATTTTATAATTCCAAAATTTTTAAATGCAAAATTTTTAAAGATTTTTTGGGAATCTATTACAGCAGAACACACATCACGTATGAGATGTATGCATCAAGCAACAGAAAATGCATATAAAATTAAACATGATCTCATATTGCATTATAATAAAGAAAGACAAACTACAATTACTAAAGAAATACTTGAAGTTATCAGTGGATTAGAGTCTTTAAAATAA
- the trpS gene encoding tryptophan--tRNA ligase, whose translation MEIMLTGIRSTGTPHLGNILSVIIPSVSMSNKNTKHSSFIFIADLHSMVQIENIKTIKAIKDNTYKIAATWLAFGLNIDNCLFYRQSDVSSVTELAWYFNCFYPYQRLALAHAFKNENKKIDKGKISVGLFTYPILMAADILLYNAKIIPVGKDQLQHIEIARRIANFFNKKIGQKLFILPNAFLHKKNMFVPGTDGKKMSKSQKNYINIFSSDEILKKQIMSIRTDNKSVEEKKNPETDYIMHLYSLIAPMDKIEIMKKKYIKGGYGYYEAKIALYEYIIHKFSSERKKFIYFMKNKSLLDHILVLGSRKAKSIADERLNCIRKHLNFNSII comes from the coding sequence ATGGAAATAATGTTAACAGGAATCAGAAGCACAGGAACTCCTCATTTAGGTAATATTTTAAGTGTTATTATTCCATCTGTATCCATGTCTAATAAAAATACAAAACATTCTTCATTTATATTTATAGCAGATTTACATTCTATGGTTCAAATAGAAAATATAAAAACAATCAAAGCAATCAAAGATAATACTTATAAAATAGCAGCGACATGGTTAGCTTTTGGATTAAATATAGATAATTGTTTATTTTATAGACAATCAGATGTATCATCTGTCACTGAGTTAGCTTGGTATTTCAATTGTTTTTATCCATATCAAAGACTTGCATTGGCTCATGCTTTTAAAAATGAAAACAAAAAAATAGATAAAGGAAAAATAAGTGTAGGTTTATTTACTTATCCTATTTTGATGGCTGCTGATATTTTACTTTATAACGCAAAAATTATTCCAGTCGGAAAAGATCAATTACAACATATAGAAATAGCTCGTCGTATCGCAAATTTTTTTAATAAAAAAATAGGTCAAAAATTATTCATATTACCTAATGCTTTTTTGCATAAAAAAAATATGTTTGTTCCAGGAACAGATGGAAAAAAAATGAGTAAATCTCAAAAAAATTATATTAATATTTTCTCTTCAGATGAAATTTTAAAAAAACAAATTATGAGTATTCGGACAGATAATAAATCTGTAGAAGAAAAAAAAAATCCTGAAACTGATTATATTATGCATTTATACAGTTTAATAGCTCCTATGGATAAAATAGAAATTATGAAAAAAAAATATATAAAGGGAGGATATGGATATTATGAAGCAAAAATTGCATTATATGAGTATATTATTCATAAATTTTCGTCAGAGAGAAAAAAATTTATTTATTTTATGAAAAATAAATCTTTATTAGATCATATTTTAGTTTTAGGTTCTAGAAAAGCAAAAAGTATAGCTGATGAAAGATTAAATTGTATTAGAAAACATTTGAATTTCAATTCTATAATTTAA
- a CDS encoding nucleotide exchange factor GrpE gives MDINQNQTEKESKSSNDVDDKKSSSYQEEIYDSLKKELEKEKDKFLRLFAEFENYKKRIQKERFDIFRNIHEQILIDLIPVLDDFERGIKELKKYKEEHLVKGVFLIQEKLINILKEKGLNKIKTKKGDDFNTDFHEAITQIPAITENLKGKIIEIIESGYILKEKVIRHAKVITGK, from the coding sequence ATGGATATCAATCAAAATCAAACTGAAAAAGAGTCAAAATCATCTAATGATGTAGATGATAAAAAATCTTCTTCTTATCAAGAAGAAATATATGATTCATTAAAAAAAGAACTAGAAAAAGAAAAAGATAAATTTTTACGTCTTTTTGCAGAATTTGAAAACTATAAAAAACGTATTCAAAAAGAAAGATTTGACATTTTTAGAAATATTCATGAACAAATTTTGATAGACTTAATTCCAGTTTTAGATGATTTTGAAAGAGGAATTAAAGAATTAAAAAAATATAAAGAAGAACATCTTGTAAAAGGAGTTTTTTTGATACAAGAAAAACTTATTAATATTTTAAAAGAAAAAGGATTAAATAAAATAAAAACAAAAAAAGGAGATGATTTTAACACAGATTTTCATGAAGCCATTACACAAATTCCAGCTATTACAGAAAATTTAAAAGGAAAAATTATAGAAATAATAGAATCTGGCTATATTCTAAAAGAAAAAGTTATACGACATGCTAAAGTCATTACCGGAAAATAA
- the dnaJ gene encoding molecular chaperone DnaJ, which produces MMKKDYYEVLGVSKNASTEEIKKAYRKLAIKYHPDKNLDNKKKAEEKFKEAAEAYEVLSNPEKRQRYDKFGHSGIKGSGSSSGMNMEDIFANFGDIFADAFGEGFSSFGFGRSDKHKTIKGSDLRIRVKLSLEEIANGVEKKVKVKRLKIAKGIQFKNCSYCNGTGQVVRVTNTILGRMQTTSQCGSCYGTGKIIENIPYGANKHGLIKEEELVSIKIPAGLTEGIQLKVSEKGNEAPFGGIPGDLIVLIEEIPHTKLKREGSNLHYDLYISFPDAILGSFKEVPTINGKARIKIDPGTQSGKTLRLKNKGLPNLEGYGYGSLLIHVNVWTPKKINEEQRKFFEKMRKNENFLPHPGNSEKSFFDRVREMFS; this is translated from the coding sequence ATGATGAAAAAAGATTATTACGAAGTATTAGGAGTATCTAAAAACGCTTCTACAGAAGAAATAAAAAAAGCTTATAGGAAACTAGCTATCAAATATCATCCAGATAAGAATTTAGATAATAAAAAGAAAGCAGAAGAAAAATTTAAAGAGGCAGCTGAAGCTTACGAAGTTTTAAGTAATCCAGAAAAGAGACAACGTTATGATAAATTTGGACATTCTGGAATAAAAGGAAGTGGAAGTAGTTCAGGAATGAATATGGAAGATATTTTTGCAAACTTTGGAGATATTTTTGCCGATGCATTTGGAGAAGGTTTTTCAAGCTTTGGATTCGGAAGATCCGATAAACATAAAACCATTAAAGGAAGTGATTTAAGAATTAGAGTAAAACTTTCATTAGAAGAAATAGCGAATGGGGTAGAAAAAAAAGTTAAAGTTAAAAGACTTAAAATCGCTAAAGGAATTCAATTTAAAAATTGTTCATATTGTAATGGAACGGGTCAAGTCGTTCGAGTCACAAATACGATTTTAGGAAGAATGCAAACAACTTCTCAATGTGGATCATGTTATGGAACTGGAAAAATTATTGAAAATATTCCTTATGGAGCTAATAAACATGGATTAATTAAAGAAGAAGAATTAGTAAGTATTAAAATCCCCGCAGGTCTGACAGAAGGAATTCAATTAAAAGTTTCTGAAAAAGGAAATGAAGCTCCATTTGGAGGAATTCCTGGAGATTTAATCGTATTAATTGAGGAAATTCCTCATACTAAATTAAAAAGAGAAGGAAGCAATCTTCATTATGATTTATATATATCATTTCCAGATGCAATATTAGGTTCTTTTAAAGAAGTTCCTACTATTAATGGAAAAGCTAGAATAAAAATAGATCCAGGAACACAATCAGGCAAAACTCTTAGATTAAAAAACAAAGGGTTACCTAATCTTGAAGGATATGGATATGGAAGTCTTCTAATTCATGTTAATGTTTGGACTCCAAAAAAAATTAATGAAGAACAAAGAAAATTTTTTGAAAAAATGAGAAAAAATGAAAATTTTCTTCCTCATCCTGGAAATTCAGAAAAATCGTTTTTTGATCGTGTAAGAGAAATGTTTTCTTAA
- the mnmA gene encoding tRNA 2-thiouridine(34) synthase MnmA, translating to MKKVVVGLSGGVDSSVAALILKQKGYEVIGLFMHNWEEEDSNNKCSWKEDSIDALLVSKQLDIPFQVIEMKNEYKKYVINYMFKEYKSGKTPNPDILCNKKIKFNIFLKKALDLGANFIATGHYVNKEKIVKNRKTIYRLLTGKDLNKDQSYFLCQLTQYQLEKSLFPLGLLTKNKVRKIAEIHKLWNASKKDSQGLCFVGKIHLPNFLRKKITPKKGEIIFINSNASIYKEKKFFLSKEEELFFLSKKKKYKKSDGKIIGYHQGASYFTKGQRKGLALGGYKEALFVIDTDVKKNIVYTGMGKKHPGLYRKSLFIQENNIHWIREDLMLSAGEKMNVFCRVRYRQPLQKSKLYKIRKGMFIEFDHMQCAITEGQFAVWYLGQELIGSGIISIILYFFYKN from the coding sequence ATGAAAAAAGTAGTCGTTGGTCTTTCAGGTGGAGTTGATTCTAGTGTTGCTGCATTAATTCTTAAACAAAAAGGATATGAAGTCATTGGCTTATTTATGCATAATTGGGAAGAAGAAGATTCTAATAATAAATGTTCTTGGAAAGAAGACAGTATTGATGCTCTGTTAGTATCCAAACAATTGGATATCCCTTTTCAAGTAATTGAAATGAAAAATGAATACAAAAAATATGTCATAAACTACATGTTCAAGGAGTATAAATCAGGAAAAACTCCTAACCCAGATATTTTGTGTAATAAAAAAATAAAATTTAACATTTTTTTGAAAAAAGCCCTTGATTTAGGAGCAAATTTTATTGCTACAGGGCATTATGTAAATAAAGAAAAAATTGTAAAAAATAGAAAAACAATTTATCGTCTTTTAACAGGAAAAGATCTTAATAAAGATCAATCATATTTTTTATGTCAATTAACGCAATATCAATTGGAAAAATCTTTATTTCCATTAGGTTTGTTGACAAAAAATAAAGTGAGAAAAATAGCAGAAATACATAAATTGTGGAATGCTTCTAAAAAAGATTCTCAAGGTTTATGTTTTGTAGGTAAAATTCATTTACCTAATTTTCTTAGAAAAAAAATTACTCCAAAAAAGGGAGAAATAATTTTTATTAATTCTAATGCCTCAATATATAAAGAAAAAAAATTCTTTCTTTCTAAAGAAGAAGAATTATTTTTTCTATCAAAAAAAAAGAAATACAAAAAATCAGATGGAAAAATAATTGGATATCATCAAGGGGCATCTTATTTTACTAAAGGACAACGTAAAGGATTAGCATTAGGAGGTTATAAAGAAGCTCTTTTTGTTATAGATACCGATGTAAAAAAAAACATCGTTTATACAGGTATGGGAAAAAAACATCCAGGATTGTATAGAAAATCTTTATTTATTCAGGAGAATAATATTCATTGGATACGGGAAGATCTTATGCTTTCTGCAGGTGAAAAAATGAATGTATTTTGTAGAGTTCGTTATAGACAACCATTACAAAAATCAAAATTATATAAAATAAGAAAAGGAATGTTTATCGAATTTGATCATATGCAATGTGCTATTACGGAAGGACAATTTGCTGTTTGGTATCTTGGACAAGAATTAATAGGATCAGGAATCATTTCTATTATTTTATATTTTTTTTATAAAAATTAA
- the ilvD gene encoding dihydroxy-acid dehydratase codes for MKKRINNFSAKITKESNLPAAHAMLYAVGMKELDFCKAQIGIVSNWYEGNPCNMHLNKMSQKIKESVTSKNLVGFQFTTIGVSDGITMGTSGMRYSLPSRELIADSIETVVNSHYYDGVIAIPGCDKNIPGVMMALLRLNRPSIIVYGGSISSGYYNGKKLDVVSSFEALGKKNTGQITEKEYKNIIKNSCPGPGACGGMYTANTMSSAFEAMGMMLPYSSSSPSTSENKKIECEEVSIYIKNLLKKGIKPKDIVTKTSIENGVKLAMSLGGSTNLVLHFLAIAKSANIDFSLKDFQKISNQVPLIGNLKPSGIFLMEDIHMYIGGMPVIIKYLLNEGVLSGDCLTVTGNTLSENMKKIPNITFNQKIIHSLNNPIKKNGHIRILYGNLSPEGAIAKITGKEGTIFRGKANVFNSEEEANQAILNNKILPGVVIVIRYVGPIGGPGMPEMLKPTSYIMGSGLGKQVALITDGRFSGGSHGFVVGHITPEAQLGGLIALVKNDDFIKIDTENNTITLEIKDEEIQKRRKLWTPPILKVKKGYLYKYTKMVSTASEGCITDQF; via the coding sequence ATGAAAAAAAGAATTAACAATTTTAGTGCAAAAATAACGAAAGAATCTAATTTACCGGCAGCACATGCTATGTTATACGCCGTAGGAATGAAAGAGTTAGATTTTTGTAAAGCACAAATAGGAATAGTTAGCAATTGGTATGAAGGAAATCCTTGTAACATGCATTTAAATAAAATGTCTCAAAAAATAAAAGAGTCGGTTACATCTAAAAATTTAGTAGGATTTCAATTTACTACTATTGGAGTGAGTGATGGTATTACTATGGGGACATCAGGTATGAGATATTCACTTCCTTCTAGAGAATTAATCGCAGATAGTATAGAAACTGTAGTGAATTCTCATTATTATGATGGAGTCATAGCAATACCTGGATGTGATAAAAATATACCAGGAGTTATGATGGCTTTGCTAAGATTGAACAGACCATCCATAATTGTATATGGAGGAAGTATTTCTTCCGGTTATTACAATGGAAAAAAATTAGATGTAGTCTCTTCTTTTGAAGCTTTAGGAAAAAAAAATACAGGTCAAATTACTGAAAAAGAATACAAAAATATTATAAAAAATTCTTGTCCAGGACCAGGAGCTTGTGGAGGAATGTATACTGCAAATACAATGTCTTCTGCTTTCGAAGCTATGGGAATGATGCTTCCTTATTCATCCTCTTCTCCTTCAACAAGTGAAAATAAAAAAATAGAATGTGAAGAAGTTTCTATATATATTAAAAATCTTTTAAAAAAAGGAATCAAACCTAAAGATATCGTCACAAAAACTTCTATTGAAAATGGAGTTAAACTCGCTATGTCTTTAGGTGGATCAACTAATTTAGTTTTACATTTTTTAGCTATTGCTAAATCAGCCAATATTGATTTTTCTTTGAAAGATTTTCAAAAAATTAGTAATCAAGTCCCTCTTATTGGAAATCTAAAACCCAGTGGAATTTTTTTAATGGAAGATATTCATATGTATATAGGAGGAATGCCCGTAATTATAAAATATTTATTAAATGAAGGGGTATTGTCTGGAGATTGTTTAACCGTTACTGGAAATACGTTATCTGAAAACATGAAAAAGATTCCTAACATAACTTTTAATCAAAAAATTATTCATTCTTTAAATAATCCCATCAAAAAAAACGGACATATTAGAATTTTGTATGGAAATTTATCTCCAGAAGGAGCTATAGCTAAAATTACGGGAAAAGAAGGAACAATTTTTAGAGGAAAAGCTAATGTTTTTAATTCAGAAGAAGAAGCAAATCAAGCAATTTTGAACAATAAAATTCTTCCTGGGGTAGTCATTGTTATTCGATATGTTGGTCCAATTGGAGGCCCAGGAATGCCAGAAATGTTAAAACCTACATCATACATAATGGGTTCTGGATTAGGAAAACAAGTAGCTCTTATTACAGATGGTAGATTTTCAGGAGGATCACATGGGTTTGTTGTCGGACATATTACTCCCGAAGCACAATTGGGAGGATTAATCGCTTTAGTCAAAAATGATGATTTTATTAAAATAGATACGGAAAATAACACGATTACTCTTGAAATAAAGGATGAAGAAATACAAAAAAGAAGGAAATTATGGACTCCTCCTATATTAAAAGTCAAAAAAGGATATTTATATAAATATACAAAAATGGTATCTACAGCTTCTGAAGGATGTATTACAGATCAATTTTAG
- the ilvB gene encoding biosynthetic-type acetolactate synthase large subunit: MEKKLLSGSEIVIKALLYEKVEYIFGYPGGAIMPIYNSLHDYLNSISHILMRHEQGSIHAAQGYARATGKIGVCFTTSGPGATNLITGLADAFIDSTPIVCITGQVTSHLLGTDAFQETNIIDISIPVTKWNIQVLKAKDICESIQKGFFIAKKGRPGPVLIDITKDAQFQKTIFHYTRCKYIKNFNPYPCIEDQRIIEAANLINSSEKPLILVGQGIILAEAEKEFKEFVEKTGIPVASTLLGLGALKTNHRLYVGMLGMHGNYAPNVLTNQCDILIAIGMRFDDRVTGDIKKYAKQAKIIHLEIDSSEINKNILCHVPILGDCKISLKKLIFYVNKSVHQEWIDKFFHLKKKEKALVIQGDLNPKKKGITMGEVIKWINQYKKKNAILVTDVGQHQMIASRYFNFTCTKSQITSGGLGTMGFALPASIGAQLGAKNRQVICVVGDGGIQMTIQEMGTILQNQISIKIILLNNNFLGMVRQWQELFFDKRYSCTELVNPNFIKLSNAYNIKAKKVIKREELENSIKKALNHKKAFLLEVVIEKEDNVFPMIPTGAAVDEIRLT; encoded by the coding sequence ATGGAAAAAAAGTTATTATCGGGTTCAGAAATTGTAATAAAAGCACTTCTATATGAAAAAGTCGAATATATATTTGGATACCCAGGCGGAGCAATTATGCCCATATATAATTCTTTGCATGATTACTTAAATTCTATTTCGCATATTCTTATGCGTCATGAACAAGGATCGATTCATGCCGCACAAGGATATGCTCGAGCAACTGGAAAAATTGGTGTATGTTTTACTACCTCAGGACCAGGGGCTACTAATTTAATTACTGGATTGGCAGATGCTTTTATTGATAGTACTCCTATTGTTTGTATTACTGGACAAGTCACATCTCATTTATTAGGAACTGATGCTTTTCAAGAAACAAATATTATTGATATTTCGATTCCTGTCACTAAATGGAATATTCAAGTTTTAAAAGCTAAAGATATTTGTGAATCAATTCAAAAAGGATTTTTTATAGCTAAAAAAGGGAGACCTGGACCTGTATTAATTGACATCACTAAAGATGCTCAATTTCAAAAAACTATATTTCATTATACACGTTGTAAATATATAAAAAATTTTAATCCATATCCTTGTATAGAAGACCAAAGAATAATAGAAGCTGCAAATCTAATAAATTCATCTGAAAAACCTTTGATTCTTGTCGGTCAAGGAATAATTTTAGCTGAAGCAGAAAAAGAATTTAAAGAATTTGTTGAAAAAACTGGAATTCCAGTAGCTAGTACTTTATTAGGATTAGGAGCGTTAAAAACTAATCATCGTTTATATGTTGGAATGTTAGGAATGCATGGAAATTACGCTCCTAATGTTTTAACTAATCAATGTGATATTCTCATTGCGATAGGGATGCGATTTGATGATCGTGTAACTGGAGATATTAAAAAATATGCTAAACAAGCTAAAATTATTCATTTAGAAATAGATTCTTCCGAAATCAATAAAAATATTTTATGTCATGTCCCAATTTTAGGAGATTGTAAAATATCTTTAAAAAAATTAATTTTTTATGTTAACAAATCCGTTCATCAAGAATGGATTGATAAATTTTTTCATCTTAAAAAAAAAGAAAAAGCTTTAGTCATACAAGGTGATTTAAATCCAAAAAAAAAGGGAATAACTATGGGTGAAGTGATTAAATGGATTAACCAATACAAGAAAAAGAATGCAATTCTTGTCACGGATGTGGGACAACATCAAATGATAGCTTCAAGATATTTTAATTTTACTTGCACAAAAAGTCAGATAACTTCTGGAGGTTTGGGAACTATGGGTTTCGCTTTACCAGCTTCTATAGGAGCCCAATTAGGTGCTAAAAATAGACAAGTTATTTGTGTCGTAGGAGATGGGGGGATTCAAATGACAATACAAGAAATGGGAACAATTTTACAAAATCAAATTTCTATTAAGATTATACTATTAAACAATAATTTTTTAGGAATGGTACGTCAGTGGCAAGAACTTTTTTTTGACAAACGTTATTCCTGTACAGAATTAGTGAATCCAAATTTTATAAAATTATCCAATGCTTACAATATAAAAGCAAAAAAAGTGATTAAAAGAGAAGAATTAGAAAATTCAATTAAAAAAGCATTAAATCATAAAAAAGCTTTTTTATTAGAAGTTGTAATAGAAAAAGAAGATAATGTTTTTCCTATGATTCCTACAGGAGCAGCTGTAGATGAAATTCGCTTAACATAA
- a CDS encoding acetolactate synthase, with product MKNQFRIIILGEKEIRLLSRILIILNRRNLKTSHINVSNNNENINNIHIDLECKEEQLFKIKKFIEKLIGIIHVYYYKLENQNSRHTSCKKMNLPLATTY from the coding sequence ATGAAGAATCAATTCAGAATAATAATTTTAGGAGAAAAAGAAATAAGATTGTTGAGTAGAATCCTTATTATATTAAATCGAAGAAATTTAAAAACCAGTCATATTAATGTATCTAATAATAATGAAAATATAAATAATATTCATATTGACTTAGAATGTAAAGAAGAACAATTATTTAAAATCAAAAAATTTATTGAAAAACTAATTGGAATTATTCATGTTTATTATTATAAACTAGAAAATCAAAATTCAAGACATACTTCATGTAAAAAAATGAATTTACCACTAGCTACAACATATTAA